TGTTGATACAGGTTTCTTACGCCATTGGCGTGGTAGAACCCACCTCTCTGCTTGTGGAAACCTACGGCACCAAAAAAGTAGACATCAGCAACGGGGAGATCGCAGAAAAAGTGCTGGAGATCTTTGACATGAGGCCTGCTGCCATTGAAGACAGGCTGGGCCTTAGAAATCCTATTTACAGGGAAACCGCTGCCTATGGCCACTTCGGAAAAGAGCCGCGCAAAGAAAGAAAGATCTTTAAGAGCCCCTACAACGGAGAAAAGACCATTGAAGTGAACCTGTTTACCTGGGAAGAACTCGATATGGTTGACAAGGTAAAAGAGGCTTTCAAAATATAAGACCTGCAATAAAACCATAAAAGGGAGGCCGACTTTAAAATCGGCCTCCCTTTTTATTGCTGTAGCGCCTGGTTTTTTAGCTTTAAAACCTGTAAACCAGCCCCAACAGAAATTGATCTTCCCCGCTGTTAAATGTGACCTGCACATTTTCCTGCAGGTAAGGCCGGGTAAATATAAAACTGCTGCCTATACCTATCACCGCCCCGGCAAGTATGTCGTAGCCGTCGTGCCGGGTGGCGTTAATACGGCTATAGGCCGTCCAGCCGGCAAGGGCATAAGCCGGGATTCCGTATTTAAATCCGTAGCGTTTGTGAATAAAGGAAGCCGCCTGAAAAGTAATGGACGTATGGCCCGAGGGGAAAGCCTGCCCGCCACTGTTAAACGGGCGCCTCTTGTTAATGGCATATTTTAGCCCCACCGTTACCGCTATATTAGTTGCAAAACCTTTACTGAACTGCCAGAAGCCCTGCCTGTCTTTCATTAGCGCAGTGGTGAGCACTGCGCTTGCCGGCAGTGCCAGCAGGATAATATCGCCGCTGGTTTCTACAGCCTCACTGTTGGGTTCAATAAGCTGTGCCTGCATGTTTGAAGGCAGGCTTAGCAGAAGGCCAAACAGGAAAAGAAAAACAATCTTTTTTAGCCTGGCCGCAAAAAACCTAATTGCTTCAGGATCTGAATTCGGGGAATAGTTCATTAAAAATTATTGCAATTTCAGGGTTAAACTAAATAGTGGGGGTTCCTCCGGTAACCTGTACTGTAGAACCAGTCATATAACTGGATCCTTCGGAAGCCAGAAGCACAAAAGGCGCGGCTAGTTCTGCCGGTTGCCCCGGCCTGCCAATGGGCGTATTCTTACCAAAGTTCTCTACCTGGTCCATCGGCATGGTTGAAGGGATCAAAGGCGTCCAGACCGGCCCCGGCGCCACACAATTCGCACGGATTCCCTTGGGTGCTAAAATTTGCCCCAGGTTAGCCGTAAAATTCTGGATCGCTCCTTTGGTGGCCGCATAGGCAAGGAGTTTTGGGTGGGGTTTATAGGCATTGATAGAAGTGGTGTTAATAATGGTACTTCCCGGCTTCATATGAGGTTCTGCGGCTTTTACAAGGTAGAACATCGAATAGATATTGGTCTTGAAAGTCTTGTCCCACTCATCACTCGGAATATCCTGTATGCTCTCCCGCGCCATTTGAAAAGCTGCATTGTTCACCAGGATATCAATTTGCCCAAACTCATCTACGGCTTTTT
This Salinimicrobium tongyeongense DNA region includes the following protein-coding sequences:
- a CDS encoding phosphatase PAP2 family protein, translated to MNYSPNSDPEAIRFFAARLKKIVFLFLFGLLLSLPSNMQAQLIEPNSEAVETSGDIILLALPASAVLTTALMKDRQGFWQFSKGFATNIAVTVGLKYAINKRRPFNSGGQAFPSGHTSITFQAASFIHKRYGFKYGIPAYALAGWTAYSRINATRHDGYDILAGAVIGIGSSFIFTRPYLQENVQVTFNSGEDQFLLGLVYRF
- a CDS encoding SDR family oxidoreductase — its product is MKDDNKEMKHPQKKEAQPPFKDQERQQDTPGKEAKMQPKVDHGEESYKGSGKLEGKNAIITGGDSGIGRAVAIAFAREGANVLIAYLSEDKDAEETAKHVREAGKKAILVAGDVSEEAHCRNIVQKAVDEFGQIDILVNNAAFQMARESIQDIPSDEWDKTFKTNIYSMFYLVKAAEPHMKPGSTIINTTSINAYKPHPKLLAYAATKGAIQNFTANLGQILAPKGIRANCVAPGPVWTPLIPSTMPMDQVENFGKNTPIGRPGQPAELAAPFVLLASEGSSYMTGSTVQVTGGTPTI